From Deferrivibrio essentukiensis, one genomic window encodes:
- a CDS encoding type IV pilin protein has product MKKTKKGFTLIELLVVVAIIGILAAIAIPQFAKYRKNAQDSAALSDLKTIQTSAEAEYADKNYY; this is encoded by the coding sequence ATGAAGAAAACTAAAAAAGGTTTCACATTGATCGAGCTGCTCGTCGTAGTAGCTATCATAGGTATTTTGGCAGCTATTGCTATTCCACAGTTTGCTAAGTATAGGAAGAATGCTCAAGACTCTGCTGCTTTAAGCGACCTTAAAACTATTCAGACATCAGCTGAAGCTGAATATGCTGATAAAAATTATTATTAG
- a CDS encoding DsbA family protein, giving the protein MKRFILYLLTVTIFASTVFAASVEDTLKSALLDNFKKRGLNDIELTITNLKPIDSLKGFYFFKVDINDKARNRKAKQYIISDGQYLLPDVINIKEGSSLIKDYAFEYDIEKVDLSRLTFVKGDKNSKNIIVDASDFQCPFCRKAHSYLNEKLQGKKDYALYMLHVPLSIHDKAVLYAKIFEAGIKLNKDFADELYSGKYDKMTDEDIINKFAELSGKTEEFKKLVNDKTIEDRVKANEEYAQSLGISSTPVLFFNGRKVEGFNTQLIDKGINLLK; this is encoded by the coding sequence ATGAAAAGATTTATTCTGTATTTACTAACTGTTACGATTTTTGCTTCAACTGTATTTGCAGCATCGGTTGAAGACACTTTAAAGTCAGCCCTGCTTGATAATTTCAAAAAAAGAGGGCTAAATGATATTGAGCTGACTATCACAAATTTAAAACCTATCGATTCACTAAAAGGATTTTACTTTTTTAAGGTAGATATAAATGACAAAGCAAGAAACAGAAAAGCCAAGCAATATATAATTTCTGACGGCCAATACCTTTTACCTGATGTGATAAATATTAAAGAAGGGAGCAGTCTTATCAAAGACTATGCTTTTGAATATGATATCGAAAAGGTTGATTTATCCAGACTTACATTTGTCAAGGGTGATAAAAATTCCAAAAATATTATTGTTGATGCCAGCGACTTTCAGTGTCCATTCTGCAGGAAAGCTCACAGCTACCTAAACGAAAAACTGCAAGGAAAAAAAGATTATGCACTCTATATGCTTCATGTCCCCCTTTCAATTCACGACAAAGCAGTACTTTATGCAAAAATATTTGAAGCAGGGATAAAGTTAAACAAAGATTTTGCTGATGAGCTGTATTCAGGCAAATATGACAAAATGACGGATGAAGATATAATCAATAAATTTGCGGAATTGTCAGGCAAAACAGAAGAGTTTAAAAAGCTTGTTAACGATAAAACCATTGAAGATAGAGTAAAAGCTAACGAAGAATACGCTCAATCATTAGGGATTAGCTCTACACCTGTCCTATTTTTCAACGGTAGAAAAGTAGAAGGGTTTAACACTCAGCTTATTGATAAAGGGATTAATTTGCTTAAGTAG